In Parasteatoda tepidariorum isolate YZ-2023 chromosome 2, CAS_Ptep_4.0, whole genome shotgun sequence, one DNA window encodes the following:
- the LOC107457450 gene encoding uncharacterized protein, with the protein MGRDNRRVAPPDNCMSPNFFKSSKKQESIVNEKGERRDGRKPDDIRPMSLKVGLIPTVTGSAYLECGNTKVICSVIGPRDVLTKSDSATKGQLSCEFKYNMFSCRERQPYVPSDEEMATAKAIQDALEPVILLHKFPKSRLDITIYVLQDDGGAAGAAITCAGAALSNAGVEMYDLPVGCTLIYCNSQFLIDPTAEEENYSEVKDFTKISMAMMVEYQSQVIYMDSSGYVNPSLLTESLKMLQSSCHQVVTAVKLCLKKHVKEMNEELQDELNKGSVDRKGILQAKLLQPQTYLKTFLENNIREDSRNLPEFRAVLIDVGTIDTANGSALVRLGSTAVLCGIKAELTNPLPAHPDKGFFVPNVTLTPICSNRFVPGPPTEQAQVYSQMIMDLWKNSLFIDPAKLCIVPKNLAWCVFADIMCLSYDGNIFDACVLALMSALRNTKLPEVSVNDETSKIEVTDNFVDLNVDSFVSSATFAVFNESVVADPSLEEESLSNSSVTVILNPNLEMSIHSDGPITEKVLDHCIDSAKERYSEMKELIENLS; encoded by the exons ATGGGTAGAGATAATCGTCGTGTTGCTCCTCCAGACAATTGTATGTcaccaaatttctttaaaagtagtaaaaaacaagaaagcatt GTAAATGAGAAAGGAGAGAGAAGAGATGGAAGGAAACCAGATGACATTAGGCCaatgt CCCTAAAAGTTGGTCTTATACCTACTGTCACTGGATCTGCTTATCTTGAATGTGGCAATACGAAAGTTATCTGTTCAGT tattgGTCCTCGTGATGTTTTGACCAAAAGTGATTCTGCGACGAAAGGCCAACTTAGCTGTGAATTTAAGTACAATATGTTTTCTTGTAGAGAACGTCAGCCATATGTTCCATCTGATGAAGAAATGGCTACAGCTAAAGCAATTCAAGATGCATTAGAGCCTGTAATTTTACTT CATAAATTTCCCAAGTCACGTCTGGATATTACTATTTATGTATTGCAAGATGATGGGGGag CTGCCGGTGCTGCTATAACATGTGCTGGAGCTGCTTTATCTAATGCTGGGGTTGAAATGTATGATTTGCCTGTTGGGTGTACTTTG aTATACtgtaattctcaatttttaattgatccaactgctgaagaagaaaattactCTGAA GttaaagattttacaaaaattagtaTGGCAATGATGGTAGAATATCAGAGTCAAGTTATATATATGGATAGCAGTGGATATGTAAATCCTTCTCTTTTGACTGAG agCTTGAAGATGCTTCAATCTTCATGCCATCAAGTTGTTACAGCTGtgaaattgtgtttaaaaaagcatgttaaagaaatgaatgaagaattgcaagatgaattaaataaagg GAGTGTAGATAGAAAGGGAATTTTACAAGCAAAACTTCTGCAGCCTcagacatatttaaaaacttttcttgaaaACAATATTCGAGAAGATTCAAGAAATTTACCTGAATTTAGAGCGGTGTTGATAGATGTTGGGACTATTGATACAGCAAATGGTTCTGCTCTTGTGAGGCTTGGCAGCACAGCTGTTTTGTGTGGCATTAAAGCTGAATTAACCAATCCCCTTCCTGCTCATCCCGATAAGGGATTCTTTGTTCCGAATGTTACCTTAACTCCCATTTGCTCCAATCGTTTTGTACCTGGACCTCCAACAGAGCAAGCTCAAGTATACTCCCAAATGATTATGGACTTGTggaaaaattcacttttcataGATCCTGCAAAATTGTGCATTGTTCCAAAAAATTTAGCATGGTGTGTGTTTGCAGACATCATGTGTCTCAGTTACGATGGTAACATTTTTGATGCTTGCGTATTGGCTCTGATGTCCGCTCTCAGAAACACAAAACTACCAGAAGTATCTGTGAATGACGAAACCAGTAAGATTGAAgtaacggataattttgttgaCTTAAATGTGGACTCTTTTGTATCCTCTGCTACCTTTGCTGTCTTTAATGAAAGTGTAGTTGCTGATCCTTCTTTGGAAGAAGAGTCTTTGTCTAATAGCTCAGTCACAGTGATTCTCAATCCAAATCTTGAAATGAGTATTCATTCCGATGGTCCTATAACTGAAAAGGTTTTAGACCATTGTATTGACTCTGCGAAGGAAAGATATTCTGAAATGAAGGAactgattgaaaatttaagctag